In Portunus trituberculatus isolate SZX2019 chromosome 44, ASM1759143v1, whole genome shotgun sequence, a single window of DNA contains:
- the LOC123518764 gene encoding glutamate receptor ionotropic, delta-2-like, producing MEALAKTEVGRKTEHLVGLVQMSEGWKMYENQLFREPAVRRVDSWSVKEGRQGSRRAILFPSKLTNLQGTELKVVWFQFSPHFMVGPSGRYGRDYKVVMALSEALNFTPAFRKPSDGVYYTLSLSLSLAGQLWGQASKNGSWSGLVGTLARGEANFGLANVFLANPDGRREVHDFSSFYDSDVACFLGRSAGPVPRWQSLARPFSLLTWVAVLATLVFAAIALFIITLVSSVEGPQVDHTFHSLSYVLLYTWGIHLREPQVGAVKGAGMRTAVLTVWVYAVVLTIAYSTNLTASLTVAKVQPAVNTFRGLRQSGQRVFAMGTFFRLGMAASENPDLKVLADRLEPYPNLPSALRPVEAGYGVFIQSRKYLEFLVSDKYSPRGVPSMRILRECFAPYSIAVSLEKNSPLCSSFDVVLRNVFEGGLVRRWFVEALRLAKRDKKGKKDEETMEKAQEEGGVPLSVDHLQGVFLILALVLLVVCLAFLTELSCGKRNRRNI from the exons ATGGAGGCTCTGGCGAAAACTGAAGTGGGCAGGAAGACAGAACATCTGGTGGGTCTTGTGcag ATGTCTGAAGGATGGAAGATGTACGAAAACCAGCTGTTCAGAGAGCCAGCTGTGAGGAGAGTGGACAGCTGGAGtgtcaaggaaggaaggcagggttcGAGGAGGGCAATACTCTTCCCTTCCAAGCTGACCAACCTCCAAGGAACTGAGTTGAAG GTAGTGTGGTTCCAGTTCTCGCCTCACTTCATGGTAGGTCCCAGTGGCCGATACGGGCGAGATTATAAGGTGGTGATGGCGCTTTCGGAGGCTCTTAATTTTACCCCCGCCTTCAGGAAACcaagtgatggtgt atactatactctctctctctctctctctctggcaggtcAGCTTTGGGGTCAGGCCTCCAAAAATGGGTCATGGTCAGGTCTGGTGGGCACTTTAGCGAGAGGAGAAGCTAACTTCGGTCTGGCGAACGTCTTTCTGGCAAACCCGGACGGCAGGAGGGAAGTTCATGATTTCTCGAGTTTCTATGACTCTGAC GTGGCGTGTTTCCTCGGCCGCTCTGCAGGTCCCGTTCCCCGCTGGCAAAGTTTGGCACGCCCCTTCAGCTTGCTCACATGGGTAGCTGTCCTAGCCACTCTCGTCTTCGCTGCTATTgctctcttcatcatcaccctcgtcag CAGCGTGGAGGGCCCACAGGTTGACCACACGTTTCACAGCCTGTCCTACGTGCTATTGTACACTTGGGGGATTCACCTGAGGGAGCCACAAGTGGGCGCTGTGAAAGGCGCCGGGATGAGAACAGCGGTGCTTACCGTGTGGGTGTATGCCGTGGTGCTCACAATAGCTTACAGTACAAATTTGACGGCGTCTTTAACAGTGGCTAAAGTACAGCCCGCTGTGAACACCTTCAG ggGGCTGAGGCAGAGTGGGCAGAGAGTGTTTGCCATGGGGACTTTCTTCAGGCTGGGAATGGCAGCCTCTGAGAACCCAGACCTTAAG GTTCTGGCAGATCGTCTGGAGCCTTACCCTAACCTGCCGTCAGCCTTACGTCCTGTAGAGGCAGGCTACGGCGTTTTTATACAGAGCAGAAAGTACCTTGAGTTTTTAGTGAGTGACAAATATTCCCCCCGTGGTGTTCCCTCCATGAGAATACTAAGG GAATGCTTTGCGCCTTACAGCATTGCCGTGTCCCTGGAGAAGAACTCGcctctttgttcctcctttgaCGTGGTCCTTAGAAATGTGTTTGAAGGCGGACTAGTGCGTCGCTGGTTCGTGGAAGCTTTGAGGCTGGCCAAGCGG gataagaaagggaaaaaagatgaagaaacgaTGGAGAAAGCacaggaggagggtggagtgccTTTGAGTGTGGATCACTTACAGGGAGTATTCCTCATTCTAGCGCTGGTCCTCCTAGTGGTTTGTTTGGCCTTCCTGACAGAACTATCGTGTGgcaagagaaacaggagaaatatTTAG